aaatccttgctttcatggagcttacattcttatagaaggggaaaagaacaaaaaaacaaatatgcaaATTACAGAGTATGGTAGAAAGTAAGtattacagagaaaaacaaattcaaaggCAATGAGTACACAGGAGTGAGGGCTTGTGGTGAGGAAAGCGTGGTCACAGAAGGCCTCCTTGAGAGGGGATGTTTGCATTAAAGACCTTATGGAGACGAAAGAGTGAGCCATGTGGAcacctgggggaagagcattctaggcagaaggaattACAAGTGTACGACTCTGGCCTGTTCAAGGAATAACCAGGCCAGCATAGTGTGAGCAAAGGGAGTAAGGGGGAGAGTTATAGGAAATTaggctaaaaagagaaaaatgaccatATCATTCTGGCCCTCATAGGCcattgtaattgttttgttttgttttttcttgttgttttaacctcttttactgaaatatagtatacaaagagaaaattacaaatcCTAAGTGTCAGCTCAAGGAATAatcataaaatgaataaatctgtGTATCCAGACACAGGTTAAGGAATGGCACATTATCAGCAGCCCAGAAAACCCCCTCTATGCTCCCTCCTATTTgctatccctccctcctcctcaaaGGTAACCCTATCCTGACTTCTAAAGTAATAGatttgttttgcctgttttttaactttaaataaatgtaagcaTGCCACTGTATTCTATTtgtatctgtattttcttttttcactcaaGATTTTGCTTGTGATATTCACCCATGTGATTCTGAGAGGGAAGAATGGTCAAATGACAAACAACAGCATGTTAAAGTGCTGATGGGAAAGATGTAGTAAAGAGGGGGAATTGGTGGCAGTGTTCATGTGATGGGCATGCATGTGACAatttgagaaaaagagaggaagtgtGAGGTCACCCAGGAGCTGAGTGCAAAGATCCTGAGACATTTCCTCACCTACTCAGATCCTCTCCTGAGAATTAAGAGATCTTGAGAAGGTTGAGGTTGTGGTAATGGTTACCTATTCATTGATTCACTCAAACATTTCCATATCCTACTTTGTGTTAGGCACAGTGCTGAGATATAAAGATAATTAAGACATGGTCAGCTGGACAAACAAGTAAACAGAGGGCTAAAAAAATGGTATGATAAATGCTAGGAATTTGGCAAAAGATGGTAAAGAAACATCTTCTTTAAGAATGACTGTGACTATTTCACCTTTTTTGCTTGAACATTAATGGCTCTGAGAGAGGCTCATGAGAGTATAGTCATTGTATGTTACTTTGAGgttaactattatttttatgcttatcAGTTTTTATCTCCTCAACTACTAGACAATAATCTTTTGGGAGAATAAAAGATATCTTCTGGTATCATGGAAAGAGCACAAAGTAGTTAGAGTCAAAGGAGTTGGGTCTGAATCCTGACTCTGTTATTCCTTAGCTAGGTAACCCTGGGAAAACCaggtaacctctctgtgcctcagatccTTTCTATAAATGGAGATGGTAATATTCATCCTACTGCCTCACAGAATTGTTGTCAGCGTcgaatgaaataatgtataagaACTGTAAATTCCTATTACTAGTCCTCTAAATCTCACAAGCCTACTATGCTGAACAcagtaagtatttaataaatgtcaaGCTTTGATTATATTTCATCAGCAAAGACTTGTGGGTTTTGAAGTCTGTGCCAGAGAGTTGATATAGTTGTCCCTCTCTATCTCATGCCCAGATAACTCAGAAGCTGGGATCAGATAGTGTGGCCATGACTCAGGAGTGACCAGCTAGTGTGGGAGGGTAGACTGGCCAGGATCATCTGGATCAACTACTCATTAAACAAGAGTGCCAGACATTTTGCTGGGGTGGAGCCTCTGTGATTGCCCATTTCAACACTCCTCCTAACCCTTTCCCTTTTCATCATATTTCTGGACTTCAGTATCAGAGAGCTCTAACTGTCTGGCAGAGGATGGAGAAAGGGTGTGGGGaacagggggagggcagggagagttatagcagttttctttctgtgttcacAGGGAACACAGTTTCACAAACCAGCTCAACCCCATTGATTGTGAACGGGGTCCTGGGGGAGTCTGTAACACTTACCCTGAAGTTTCCTGTGGAAGAGAAGATCACGTCCATCACCTGGCTACATGAGGGAAAATCTGCCATCTTCATAGCGCCAAATGCACTAAACAGGGTGACTGACCCAAAGCGGAAAAATCGATTGAATGTCACCGAGTCCTATTCCTTGCAGCTCAGCAACCTGACGATGGCAGACTCAGGACTTTACAGAGCCCAGATAACCACACTGACCTCTTCACTGTTTACCGATTATGATCTGAGGATCTTCAGTGAGTCAAATCATGGGGTTTAATTGTGTATGGACTGAAAAATAGTACATATTTCAAGTCTATGTGACTGCAAGTGTGCACTATAGCTTAGTGGTAAAAAGCATGGCATTTGGAGCTAGACTGAGGTCCAGCAACAAAACTATTCAATGGCATTGCACAGCAGTTAGTGACAGAGCTAAGATTAGAACCTAAATCTTGTGACTTCTAGACCCTGTACTAGGCTCCATTACACTTGTTGAGACAAGTTTCTTCTGCCACTATTTAGAAGACCAAGCACAACTTCTTCTGCAACAGCCACACTCCTGAGGCTGAATGCCAATGGCTTCTCAGGGCCTTTTGGAGTGCCTCTCCTTCAAAAGCACATACACAGAGAGATGTGTAAGCTACACCAACATGTTTTACAATTGTGCAAAGGTATTTTAAGATATAAATTAtataggttttcttttaaaaaacactggcCAATTGTTCTGTATGTACTAGGCTAGGGATGGCAAAGATTTGATCTTATGGGCCAATATCAATTAATTGGGAGTAACTTTCTAGGGTTCAGTGTTAAGAAAGATATCAGAGTCATGTTGTTTATTCACTGAGTCAACAATATTTGTTAATCAGGGATAATATACGAGACACTGTTTTAGGCCCTTgaaatacatcagtgaacaaaacaaaggtccctgctctcatggaactgACATTCTGAATAGGGAATATGGGAGCAATAATAAACAGTACacataatatataaacaaatgacacAGTAAGCTGCGAGTGCTATGGAGAAAGAGAGATTAGAACAGAATAAGGAGCATCAGAAGTGCCAGAAAGCAGTGGTCAATTTTAAATGGAGTGATCATAATAGGCCTCATTGAGAAGATGACATTAGAGCCAAGACATGTTGGAGGTAAAAGAGTGAGCCATGCAGATATCTGGATGAAGAGCCATCCCACACAAGCACTCCCTGTGTCTGGCAGCTCAAGGAATATAAAGAAGGTCAAACATCAAGGAGCAGAGTAAGAGAGAGCAATAGGAAATGAGGTCAGTAAGGAAGTAGGGGGCCATATCTTCTAAGGCTATAAGAGCCATCACAAGGACTTTGGCTTCATTTTTGGGGGAACGGACAACAATTGGAGGGTTTTGCAGAGAAGTAATATAATTTAACTTACTTATTTAAAGGATCTCTTTGGATAAGTGTGGAAGCCACTGAACCAATTAGGAAGCCATTGCAACTATCTAAGCAAGAGGTAATACTGGCTTGGACCAGAGTGGTAGCAGTGGAGGTagtgagaagtggttggattctggatatattttagaGGTAAAGCCACCAGGATTTTGTGATGTGGGAGTATGAGAGGAAAAGATGAGTCAGGGATGACTCCAGGGCTTTTGGCTTGGATGACTGGAAGGATGCAGTTGTTGTCAACTAAGATGGGGAAAGTTGCAGATTGAGAAGGTTTTAGAGAGAAAAACAGGAGTCTTTTTGAACATGTTGAGTTGGAGATACACATTATATCCAGGTAGAAATGTCAAGTCAGTAGTTATATATTCATCAAATGGAGAAAGATATCAAGATAGGTTTTTGAGGTCAGCAACAGACATTGGCTGAAGGAGATGTAATATTCATGCCAAATATTTGCCATTTCTGTGCTACAtgctgtctcatttaattctcataattacCCAAGAAGTAAGTATTATTGcccagttttatagatgaggaaacttaggcaTGAAGAGACTAAAATTTGTCCATGTAGCCAGTAAATGACAAAGCCGTGATTCTAACCTAGGTCTTCCTAACTCTAAATCCAACATTCTTGCCATGACATGAAAATTCTGTTCCAGCAAGGTATGTTCCACCACCCCTACTCAGTTAGCTAAGCTTAAAGCATTACTTAATCTCTTCTAATCAGACAGTTGGAGTCATTCTGTTTCTATTGGGTCACCTTTATTTCAACCCTTGGGCGGAGTCTAGGTCAGAGGGCTTTTCTGTACTGCTTTCATGTCCCCATTGATTCACAGCCACTGACACCTTAGAGGTGATATTTTCTGGTCTCTGCTCTCGGATATTTCTGCAACATATGCAGTCCCAAATATATTGCACTTCTTTCTTCCCCAGaatttcttgctttctctctgtttcttcacttcttcctttcctaattCTTTAATTCTCAacatttccctttctgacttgGTGACACTCTACATCAAGGTCTCTTTGTCATCATTTGAGCCAGCATCAGCTCCAGTGAGAACCAATATTCCCACAGATGGGGGAAATACAGTTCTCCAAGAGTGTTAAGCTTTTATCTTCCATCCCATCTAGGGAATTCTGACAATGGAGAAGTGTGCCTGGTCTTCTGGTTTTGGACCTGGCTGAGGTAGGGCTGGCCCTTAGTTTAGTCTCCAATTTATCTTTACATAAGGGGCAGTGAACAAGTGTTAGAAGGACCCCCAGGAAGAAACTGGAGCTCCAAAAATTAAAGTGATCAGCTTAAAATCACCTGACTAGTTGGCGACAACCCCagtctttcccttccctctctcccactgCCTACTCTGTCTCATACTGATGTCCCTTATCATTTGGTCACCCCATACCTTGATGTCATCAATTAGGCAGTACATGCAGACTTATTTACAGAGTACACAGCTGTGTCAGGTGGAATACAGAAACATCGAGGTGAGAGATATTTTTCACAGAGGGCTGAGCCAAGACATTTGTCCTTAATCCAGGCCTCTTCTCTGCACACAGGACGACTGAGGAACTTACAAGTTGTCCCTTACACCAAATGGTCTAATAATGGGACCTGTGAGATCCTCCTGACCTGCTCTGTGGAGAATCCAAATGATAACATCTTATTCAGGTGGCAGGTCTCAGGAAACACACTTCAAAGTGAAGCAAACCTTACTATCTCCTGGGACCCCAAGAGTTTCAATGAAGAGACCTACACCTGCGTAGCTGAGAATGCTGTCAGCAATTcatccttctctgtctctgtccagAGTCTCTGCAAAAGTAAGTATGTCTCAGGTCTCTCTGAGAGCCTTGAGTGGCTGTGAGGTGTGGGGTGTCTCTTGTGCCCTTTATGATTCCTAAAACAGCAGCCCAGTAGGAGACAGCCAAGTGACACTGGGAAGGGACAGACATCCCCTGGGGCTCCATGCCTCTCACTCCCTCAGaggtctctccttcctccctccccctccaccaaCCCTTTCTCCAGCCTACTCAGATCCCAAGAGCAAAGTCCTTGGGAAGGCAGGATTGCTTCCTCCCACTGGCTCTACCAGGCTCCACCATGCCCTGTCTGCCTAAATGGGACTCCCACTCCCAGAAAGCCTGCTCATACCCCCAGAGCCTCTGGGTATAGATGAACCCACCCAACTCCCAAAGATGGTCTAGAAGAGATGCAGTAGAGGCTCTAAAAAACCACTCTGGGCCTCACTCGATGTGTCTCAAgtgcaacttctttttttttctttttaggtgttactaatgaaaaaaatgaacacctGGATACCACGTGGATTGTACTGGCAGTTTCTTCAATATGTATAGTCGTGGTCATCATCGTGTTATTATttgtttggaggaaaaaaataggttTCCTTTCTTCCTACCTACTGTTTCTTCTCCAAGGTTCCAGAGACTTAGCATTTGGGGCCTCCAAAAGACTCTGTCTTGTAGAAGACAGATAAAGGGAGGGAACATGCAAACCCTGGCTCAGCTGGTCCACTGGGACAACACCTGGGTTGTGAATACACATGTGCTAATCTCCTAGAAAAGTGTCTTACTGGAAAATGCAGGACCCTTTCGGGTCCCCTTCCACCACACCCTCTAGAGAGACACATCTAGGggtagggggtggaaggcttctCTCACTATAGTCACAGatttcaattaattttatttttcaggtttctTTCAATTCTCTACTCAGCAAACCCAGTGTCCTGGTGAGCTTCCAGACTCTTAACTCCCAATCATAAAACAGATGGGAAGAACCAAGtgaaaaggaaaggagggcaGTCAGAGGGCTGTATAATGAGAGAGGAGGGAGTCAGAATGTCACTACTCAGATGGACCAGATGGTGCAAGGGGATAACACCTGGAACTGTGCAAGTTTGTCCCCTGTGTGACTTACAGGGTTCCTTACAAGCATGCAAACCGGTCACTCATGCAATTTCTTGGGGTAGGATTAGGGTCATTCCCCACTCTGCCAATGGAGAGACTAAGCACCAGTGAAAGGACTCATGACCTGTCCATTATCAACAGGAGGTGCAGGGTAAAGACAGGATTACAGCATCAAATGCCCAAAGACAAACTGCCTGACCCCATCACTCTCTTCAGCCAGGGTTTGGGCATTGAGTGGACACAGTCAGAAAAGAAAGTATGATATAGAGACagaaacacaggctctggactcagacTGGCATTGAGTCTTATTTCATGGGTGAGAGATACATGAATTCATGCATGGAGGACCTGGCATGAGGTTTGGAGTCAGAAGGCATGCATTCAAATTCTTGTCTGATCACTTCCTGTGTGAGTTTGCACCAAGTCTGTAAAACTTTCTGAGCCTCCAGTTCCTCATCTCTAATATAATCAAACCCACTCTAAGGAGCTCTGAAAAGTTTAATAGTATTATATATGTGAAATAACCTGGCTCCATTATGCTCACCAGTGAGGTTCTCTAGCTCCTGTGTAGGCAGTGTTATTTGGTCCCAGAAGCTTCCCTTCCTGTGAAGCCAGAGGGAGACTCTGAGGCTTTAGGATAGCTCAAGACCATGTGCCCctgaggagatgaggtcagaaatAGATCACATGACTGAGAATGTTCTGGTTCAACCCAGAACTCCAAAGACTGTCAAAAATGAATGAACCCTAAGGAAGGGCCATGCTTTGAACAATTGCCTCTCTGGGGTCAGAGAATGGCCTGGGGTAGACAAGGTCCTGGGAGAGCAGACCAGAGTCCT
This sequence is a window from Globicephala melas chromosome 1, mGloMel1.2, whole genome shotgun sequence. Protein-coding genes within it:
- the SLAMF6 gene encoding SLAM family member 6; translated protein: MPRTLTALRSPAPFSTAKSMIWLFQSLTLVSCLGPGNTVSQTSSTPLIVNGVLGESVTLTLKFPVEEKITSITWLHEGKSAIFIAPNALNRVTDPKRKNRLNVTESYSLQLSNLTMADSGLYRAQITTLTSSLFTDYDLRIFRRLRNLQVVPYTKWSNNGTCEILLTCSVENPNDNILFRWQVSGNTLQSEANLTISWDPKSFNEETYTCVAENAVSNSSFSVSVQSLCKSVTNEKNEHLDTTWIVLAVSSICIVVVIIVLLFVWRKKIGFFQFSTQQTQCPAETVRNVEYASFSPGSTVYAQVTHSKREMEIPKPVKNNDSTTIYSEVQQSQEKAHLFQDNCPSQCHVIC